In a single window of the Pongo abelii isolate AG06213 chromosome 1, NHGRI_mPonAbe1-v2.0_pri, whole genome shotgun sequence genome:
- the LOC100461118 gene encoding cyclin-Q-like, translated as MEAGVNLGMRSIPIATACTIYHKFFCETILDAYDPYLIAMSSMYLAGKVEEQHLPARDIINVSNRYFNPSGEPLELDSRFWELWDSIVQCELLMLRVLRFQVSFQHPHKYLLHYLVSLKNWLNRHSWQRTPVAVTAWALLQDSYHGGLCLRFQAQHMAVVVLYLALQVYGVEVPSEVEAEKPW; from the coding sequence ATGGAGGCAGGTGTGAACCTAGGGATGCGGTCTATTCCCATTGCCACTGCTTGCACCATTTACCATAAGTTCTTctgcgagaccatcctggacgcCTATGACCCTTACCTGATTGCCATGTCTTCCATGTACTTGGCTGGCAAAGTGGAAGAGCAGCACCTGCCGGCTCGTGACATCATCAATGTGTCCAACAGGTACTTCAACCCAAGCGGTGAGCCCCTGGAATTGGATTCCCGCTTCTGGGAGCTCTGGGACAGCATTGTGCAGTGTGAGCTTCTCATGCTGAGAGTTCTGCGCTTCCAGGTCTCCTTCCAGCATCCACACAAGTACCTGCTCCACTACCTGGTTTCCCTCAAGAACTGGCTGAACCGCCACAGCTGGCAGCGGACCCCCGTTGCCGTCACTGCCTGGGCCCTGCTGCAGGACAGCTACCACGGGGGGCTGTGCCTCCGCTTCCAGGCCCAGCACATGGCTGTGGTGGTGCTCTACCTGGCCCTGCAGGTCTACGGAGTCGAGGTGCCCTCCGAGGTCGAGGCTGAGAAGCCGTGGTGA